DNA from Planctomycetota bacterium:
TCTTGTGACGACGCTTGCCTGGCTCAGCCGCACGATGAAATGGCCAACATCGGGCGGAGGCGACAGGCCCATATCCTTCAGCAGGCCAACGAGGCTATGTGTCTTCGGCGGGTCCTTGGCAAGCTTAGCCGCGTAGGCTCCCTTGAGCGCCTTTTCGATGGCCAGATGGCACATGAACACGGCATAGAAGTACCGTCCGGCGCTGAACATGTCCTCCGCCGTGCCCATGTCATAGTCAGCCTGTTCGAGCCATTCCTTCGGTGGCCGGGCCATGCTCGGCCTCTCTCGCGTGCTATCGAGTGCTCACCTCACGCGCCCCGCCTCGACCGAATGGCATTCTAGGCCGTCACGGGGCCGTTGTCAACGACCGGTCACGGGCTGGGCCAGCTTGTGCAGCATCACGAGCGCGGCGTCGGCCATGCGGCGGCCGGCGTCGGCGCACAGCCAGCGCGAAAGAATCGGCTTGGCGCCGTAGGCGCCCCGCTCGGCCTGGTCGGTGGTGGGCACGTAGGTGGAGGCGCGGGCGTTGGCGAGCTCGACGACGAACGTCTGGCGGAAGGGGGACCAGTGCTTGATGTCGAGCCCGATGCGCACGAAGATTTCGGCGGGCAAGGCCACGAGCCCTATGTCGCCGATCCGCATGACCTGCACCGGCACGTCGGCGGTCTTCCCGTCGTGGGGCCAGCTCTCGCAGCGCTCGATCAGGTACTTGTCGAACGGGGAGGGGTTGGCCTTTCTCTTGAGTTCGGCCACCTCGGCGAGGAGCTTGGCGTCGCGGGTGTAGTAGGGGATGGCGAGGGTCTCGATGGTCGAGGCGAGGGGGATGGCCGTCATCGGCTCGGCGCGCTCCATGGCGAGCATGGCGGCGCCGGCGAGGGCGCGGCCGAGTTGCACGGCCTTGGCCGGTCCGCCGCGCGGCAGGTTCGTGGGGTCGTGGGGCGCGTGGTTGATGTCGCCGCAGGTGCCTTGGAGGTGCAGCGCCACCACGTCCTTGCCGTAGACGGCCGCGATGTTGCGGCCGATCTCGCCGGGCCAGTCGGCCGACACGAAATTGGCCGTCCCGCCGCCGATCACGTCGGGGTGGAGCGCGAAGTTCACGGCGAGGGCGAGGAGATTGCCCTTCTCGTCCACGGCGCTCAGGGTCTGGAGCTGCGGGTCAATCGGCCCGGCGGGGCCGATGGCCTGGGCGCTGCGGCCGAAGACCTCGCTGCCGTCCTTGAGCCGGAACAGGCGGTTGAACGAACAGCCCTCGACGCTGGCCGCCCCGGCCCGCAGCGTGGCGGGCACGAGCGAGTCGGCCGCGCGCTTCACCGCATCGGCGATGCGGCGGGGCAGGAGGCCGACGAATTGCGGGCAGGTGCGCACGACGGCGTTCTCGCGCAGCTCGGGCCCCGTGTGGGTGTGGGTGGCGCAGATGAGCACGTGGTCGGGCGGGAGGCCGCTCTCGCGGCGGATGATGTCCTTCGCTGAATCCGCTACGTCGCCCGACACGCTGATGAGGTCGAGCGACACGAGGGCGAGGCGGGTGCCGCCCGACTCGATCACCATCGCCTTGGCGAACAGGTCGTCGCGGATGAACTCGGCCCGACGGTCGTGGAAGTAGCCGGCGAGCGACACGCCGATCTGGGGCGTGATGGCCTCCTGGGCGCGGCCCACCTTGCACAGAGCGGGCTTGGGCAGGGGATCGGGCATGGCGGCACTCCTTCCATCAACAACCTCCTCCCGCGCCGGCGGATTCTACTGCGCCCGGCCCGCGCGATCAACCGGGCGCCTCTCGCGCGGGTGCGGGCCGGAATCGTAGTTGGTTTCTGATGCGAGAATCCTCGGAACAGGGGAAGGCTCGCGGCAGAGGTAGCCGCGAGCGT
Protein-coding regions in this window:
- a CDS encoding HEPN domain-containing protein translates to MARPPKEWLEQADYDMGTAEDMFSAGRYFYAVFMCHLAIEKALKGAYAAKLAKDPPKTHSLVGLLKDMGLSPPPDVGHFIVRLSQASVVTRYPEKLASLKKAYGRTRTASVLAHGREALTWIRGQF